The sequence below is a genomic window from Pseudosulfitobacter sp. DSM 107133.
TGGACCAGCCCGACGAAGTCATCATCGTGGATATGCTGCATTCCCGCAGTGATCTTCCGCGTCACCTGGCAGCGCTGACGGTGTTGAAAAACGAAGGTGCCTGATCCGCGTCACAACCCCGCCGCCTTGGTATGATTCACCCGGAATTGGTCGCAGCGGCGCTGATAGCGGCGGGTCATTTCGGCCGGGGCGCGTCCGAGCGGCCTTTGGATGCGGAGACCTTCTGGTCATGCTCGTTGAAAGAAGACCCGATTGCCGCCTCAGAGCGGGCATTTGTCGGTCTGCCGGAATTTCTGAGACTGTGGTCCATTTGTTTTCAATATCTTGCCTGTGTCGCATTTCTGAAACCGATTCAGGGTAAGTGAGACTGGAAGCGATTTGAGTCGCTATTGATGAGACTCTCCAGCATCCGCACGTTGAGCAACATTATGTCCGATAATTTTCCAGCTGACAAGGATTGGGAAGAGGCGGAGTTTCGCGCCCGGGTGCTGGCGGAATTACCGATCCAGCTCAGCCCAGGCGCTGTCGAATGGGCCATGCATCAGCTGAATGTCAGCCGATCCACGCTCTTTCGCCTGGTGAAGCAGTTCCGCGAGGATGGGCGGACCTCTGCATTGCTCCGGGATACACGGGGCCCTAAACCGGGCATGCAGCCCTTGGACCCGTTGGTGGAAACGATCGTGTCCCGCCATTTCAAGGGGTTTTATGCTTCCCGTCGTAAGCCCACCAGGACACGGTTCTGGCGCGAAGTTGCTGCCGATTGTCGGGCGCAAGGGCTGGCCCCACCCTCGATCCGCCGTCTGGGGCGCTGGCTGGAGCAACATGACCAAGCTAAACTGATGGCCCGACGAGAGGGCAAGGACAAGGCCGAGCGGCGCTATCTGGCCACGCCTGGGGGGCTGGTCGCCAACGATCCGCTGGATATCGTCCAGATCGACCACACCAAGGCTGATGTGACAGTGGTAGATCCGGTGACACGACGTCCGCTCGGCAGGCCAACGCTGACGGTCGCGACCGACGTGAATACCCGCATGGTTCTGGGGTTTTACCTGTCTCTGGAACCGCCATCGCTACTGGCCGTCGCACTGTGTCTGACCCATACGGTAATGGACAAATCGCATTGGCTCACCGCGCGAGGTATCAGCACGGATTGGCCAACGCGGGGCATCCCGAACGCGATTTATGTGGACAACGGCGCGGAATTCCATGCCCGCGCCTTCGGGCTCGCCTGTGCAGAGTACCAGATCGAACTGCGGTACCGTCCGCCAGGTACACCGCGCTATGGCGGCCATATCGAGCGCCTGATCGGCACAATGATGGGGGCGGTTCACCTGCTGCCGGGGTCGCATTTCTCGAACATCTTCGAGCGCGGCGATCTCGATGCCGAGGCCGAGGCGGTGATGACGCTCGGCGAACTGGAAACCTGGCTCGCTCTCGAGATCACCGGCTCCTACCATGTGCGGGTCCACTCTGCGCTGGAAACCACACCTGCGGCGGCTTGGGCGGCCCGGGTGGATGAGGCCCGGCTTCGCATGCCGACCGATCTCAGGCAGTTTTTGGTCGATTTTCTGCCTTCCGAGAGCCGTGTCTTGCAGCGTGACGGGCTGCATCTCTTCCACATCCGCTACTGGGCGGACGAGTTGCGCTGGCTGATGGGCCGGGAAAGCCGCAAGTTCACGCTTAAATACGACCCGCGCGATCTCTCTCGCATTTTCGTGCTGACTGAGAACGGGATCATCGAAGCGAGACCCGCGGATATGACACGGCCTGCGATCACGCTCTGGGAGCACCGCGCGGCGCGGCGCGCCTTGCGCGAGGCCGGGCGCCGGTCGGTAGATGAGGAGCTGATTTTCAGGACGATCGAGGCGCAGCGCGACCTCGTCGACAGCGCCGAGCGGCAGACGAAGGCGATACGGCGCCATCAGGCTCGGCGGTTGCATCTCGCCCCTCTGCCGATGATCGATGTAACACCGGATGCCGCACCGCGAGATGCCCTGCCTGCGCCGGACGGAGAGGGGAGCCCGTTCCTCAGCCACCCCGGCTTCAAGGTCGAGGAGTGGTACGAGGATGACTGAGTTCCCGCATCTCTATCCGGGAGCGTGCAAGATCGCCGCGCTCAGCGCCGAGGAGCGCATTCACCGGATTCGCGCCGACCGCTGGATCTCCTATCCCAGGGCCGAGGCCGCCTTGGAGAAGCTGGAAACGTTGATGTCGTTTCCCAATCGCGCCCGCATGCCGAACCTGCTCATTGTCGGTGACAGCGGCATGGGCAAGACGATGATCATCGAGAAGTTCACCCGCGATCACGCATCGAGCTTCGACGAGACCAGCGGACGGCTGCATATGCCGGTCGTCGCCGTGCAGATGGTGTCTGGGCCTGATGAATCGCGCTTCTACCGCCGGATCCTGGCGGCGATTGGTGCCCCGGAGCCGCCGCGGGCGACACTGTCTGTGCTGGAAAGCCTGGCCTTGCGTCTGCTCGCCGAATTGCGTCCGGGGATGCTGGTCATCGACGAGATTCACAGCCTGCAGGCCGGCACGGTCCGCGAACAGGCGCGATTCCTGAACATGCTGCGCTTTCTGGGCAACGAGCTGCGCGTCCCTCTGGTTTGCGTCGGCACCGCCCAAGCCCGCAACGCGTTGCGTACCGATGATCAACTGGTGCGCCGTTTCGAGGCCTTCGCGTTGCCGCCCTGGCGGGAGGGCGAGGATCTGAACGGGCTGATGAGCACGCTCACCCGCACACTGCCGCTTCGGCACCAAAGCGAGATCGACGGCCACGCGCTCGCGCGGATCATCAAGGTGACCGGCGGCATCACCTCGGGCATCTTTTCGATCCTGTCGCAGCTGGCGATCGCCGCCATCGAAAGCGGCGAGGAACGCATTCTCTCGCGCGATATTCTGGGCGGCGACCGGTTGCAGGCGGTCTTGGGAGAGCCGGTGTGACGGGGTGCGGGCGCCTGCCGGTTGTTTACGCCCCCGAGGTCGATGAACGACTGTCTTCCTGGGCCGCGCGCATGGCCCCGTTCTACGCGATGACGGTTTCGGAATTCGTCACAGCACTTGGCCTGCA
It includes:
- a CDS encoding Mu transposase C-terminal domain-containing protein, with translation MSDNFPADKDWEEAEFRARVLAELPIQLSPGAVEWAMHQLNVSRSTLFRLVKQFREDGRTSALLRDTRGPKPGMQPLDPLVETIVSRHFKGFYASRRKPTRTRFWREVAADCRAQGLAPPSIRRLGRWLEQHDQAKLMARREGKDKAERRYLATPGGLVANDPLDIVQIDHTKADVTVVDPVTRRPLGRPTLTVATDVNTRMVLGFYLSLEPPSLLAVALCLTHTVMDKSHWLTARGISTDWPTRGIPNAIYVDNGAEFHARAFGLACAEYQIELRYRPPGTPRYGGHIERLIGTMMGAVHLLPGSHFSNIFERGDLDAEAEAVMTLGELETWLALEITGSYHVRVHSALETTPAAAWAARVDEARLRMPTDLRQFLVDFLPSESRVLQRDGLHLFHIRYWADELRWLMGRESRKFTLKYDPRDLSRIFVLTENGIIEARPADMTRPAITLWEHRAARRALREAGRRSVDEELIFRTIEAQRDLVDSAERQTKAIRRHQARRLHLAPLPMIDVTPDAAPRDALPAPDGEGSPFLSHPGFKVEEWYEDD
- a CDS encoding TniB family NTP-binding protein; this translates as MTEFPHLYPGACKIAALSAEERIHRIRADRWISYPRAEAALEKLETLMSFPNRARMPNLLIVGDSGMGKTMIIEKFTRDHASSFDETSGRLHMPVVAVQMVSGPDESRFYRRILAAIGAPEPPRATLSVLESLALRLLAELRPGMLVIDEIHSLQAGTVREQARFLNMLRFLGNELRVPLVCVGTAQARNALRTDDQLVRRFEAFALPPWREGEDLNGLMSTLTRTLPLRHQSEIDGHALARIIKVTGGITSGIFSILSQLAIAAIESGEERILSRDILGGDRLQAVLGEPV